From the genome of Vicia villosa cultivar HV-30 ecotype Madison, WI linkage group LG2, Vvil1.0, whole genome shotgun sequence, one region includes:
- the LOC131648677 gene encoding uncharacterized protein LOC131648677 → MPTDEAQALINAADSKRFPSKHNFSKAGTRICTFYGKNNHTVENCFKKHGVQPHMQKQYSIYVNNASYEGGDQGPTSNSISNSLDMESGNSTMTQDQFTALMELIQKSGLNQATMSASSYQVGTANSLADNFQLPSPIHNPSFWIVDSGASDHICGSISWFQSYIAIPLIHVRLPNGHFLLSKYSGTDTTSLMMIGSADRRDGLYYSNVEDKPFLNNSTNVSVNSVSLPDNALCRYTWITLMITKYEARQLVINFVKLIEKQYSARVKTVRTDNGPEFNMPEFYATNGERHPSWDYHMHINSKVSSDDSVPNHIASVPSTSNSQDDVEHIDTTDVVEQHNDNTDIVEHIDEHVSSRPVRNKHTPAYLSNYVCNFSLDPAERSCNSSAKILYPISSFDYLSRLSESHHVFTTSIIHNVEPKNYKEACLSENWVKAMASELEALHKNKTWSIVDLPPYV, encoded by the exons atgcCCACTGATGAAGCTCAAGCATTGATAAATGCTGCTGACTCCAAAAGGTTTCCCTCTAAGCACAATTTCTCCAAGGCTGGTACTCGAATATGTACCTTTTATGGGAAAAATAATCATACTGTTGAGAATTGTTTCAAGAAGCATGGAGTTCAACCCCATATGCAGAAACAATATTCcatatatgtgaataatgctagCTATGAAGGAGGAGACCAAGGCCCTACTTCAAATTCTATTTCCAATTCACTTGACATGGAGAGTGGCAATTCCACTATGACTCAAGATCAGTTCACTGCCTTAATGGAATTGATTCAAAAGTctggccttaatcaagctacaaTGAGTGCCTCTTCTTATCAAGTTGGTACTGCTAATTCATTAGCAGATAATTTTCAACTTCCTTCACCTATTCATAACCCTAGTTTTTGGATAGTTGATTCAGGTGCTAGTGATCACATTTGTGGATCTATTTCTTGGTTCCAAAGTTATATTGCTATTCCTCTCATTCATGTTAGGTTGCCTAATGGTCATTTCCTACTTTCTAAATATTCTGGCACT GACACCACatctttgatgatgattggtTCAGCTGATAGGAGGGATGGCTTGTATTACTCAAATGTAGAAGATAAGCCCTTCCTTAATAATTCCACTAATGTTTCTGTTAATTCTGTTTCTTTACCTGATAATGCCCTATG CAGATATACCTGGATAACCTTAATGATAACCAAATATGAGGCAAGACAACTTGTCATTAACTTTGTTAAGCTCATTGAAAAACAGTATTCTGCTAGAGTCAAAACTGTTAGAACTGATAATGGCCCTGAGTTTAACATGCCTGAATTTTATGCCACTAATG GGGAACGTCATCCTTCttgggactatcatatgcatattAATTCTAAAGTCAGTTCTGATGACTCGGTTCCAAATCACATTGCTTCTGTTCCTTCCACATCAAACAGTCAGGATGATGTAGAGCATATAGACACCACTGATGTTGTTGAGCAACATAATGATAACACTGATATTGTAGAGCATATAGATGAACATGTCAGTAGTAGACCTGTTAGAAATAAGCATACTCCTGCTTACCTTTCAAATTATGTCTGCAATTTTTCCCTTGATCCTGCTGAAAGATCTTGTAACTCTAGTGCTAAAATACTTTATCCCATTTCTTCTTTTGATTATCTCTCTCGCTTATCTGAGTCTCATCATGTTTTCACTACTTCCATTATACATAATGTTGAACCAAAGAATTACAAAGAGGCTTGTTTGTCTGAAAATTGGGTTAAGGCTATGGCTTCTGAATTAGAAGCATTACACAAAAACAAGACTTGGAGCATTGTTGACCTGCCACCTTATGTTTAG